In Spirochaetota bacterium, a single genomic region encodes these proteins:
- a CDS encoding helix-turn-helix domain-containing protein, producing the protein MHGSRERSLIFYPYLGTSTGIRQESLNDSSRLKSTAEDFDMTYRSFLQQFKREFSATFTDLVSSHRLERAAHLLEVTGRPITRILIETGYGSYQNFLKFFRKRYRLSPMEYRRAHR; encoded by the coding sequence ATGCACGGTTCGCGTGAACGCTCACTGATATTCTATCCTTACTTAGGCACGAGTACGGGTATTCGTCAAGAATCACTTAACGATTCGTCACGGCTGAAGAGCACCGCTGAGGATTTCGATATGACCTATCGATCGTTCCTGCAGCAGTTCAAGCGCGAATTCAGCGCAACGTTCACCGATCTCGTTTCGTCGCATCGTCTTGAGCGTGCCGCGCATCTGCTCGAAGTCACCGGCAGACCGATCACCCGCATACTCATCGAGACCGGGTACGGATCGTATCAGAACTTCCTGAAATTCTTCAGAAAGCGCTATCGCCTGTCCCCCATGGAATATCGGCGTGCGCATAGATGA
- a CDS encoding AraC family transcriptional regulator yields MQRITSCTFQGLGLQKLLRVHRFVSAAAYSPFNDKIYRNFINITAVVRGTKHYMVADRAINLRGGEATVIPPGKQLSTGGQIDGKGIHIMMGIYPPGVHRMCADAAVLLKGLDYDSLSHISDGRVIVGIIERVFAIHSSKSPVVIKKVLVVNAVREMLAHLAELSTCAPIMNSSNELGSALDYIQANIGKKTTARELADELNVSPQTLHRKFMHAFGMPPNEYILRIKIEKAKKMLAQRSVSILSCAYRLGFSSAQYFATVFKRYTMQSPKAYRRNG; encoded by the coding sequence ATGCAGCGTATAACCTCGTGCACTTTTCAGGGACTTGGACTGCAGAAACTATTGCGAGTGCACCGGTTTGTTTCCGCAGCAGCGTACTCGCCGTTTAATGATAAAATCTATCGCAACTTTATTAACATTACCGCGGTTGTTCGCGGCACAAAACACTATATGGTTGCAGATCGGGCGATAAATCTTCGGGGCGGCGAGGCAACGGTAATACCCCCTGGAAAGCAGCTTTCCACAGGCGGACAGATAGACGGTAAAGGGATTCATATCATGATGGGCATCTATCCCCCCGGCGTACACAGAATGTGTGCTGATGCCGCCGTGTTGCTGAAAGGGCTTGACTATGATTCTCTCTCGCATATATCCGATGGTCGTGTGATTGTCGGGATTATTGAGCGGGTATTTGCTATCCATTCCAGTAAATCACCCGTCGTGATAAAAAAAGTCCTTGTCGTCAATGCGGTGCGCGAAATGCTTGCGCATCTGGCGGAGCTTTCGACATGCGCCCCGATCATGAATAGTTCAAATGAACTCGGTTCTGCTCTCGACTACATTCAGGCAAATATAGGCAAGAAGACTACCGCGAGGGAACTTGCTGACGAGCTCAATGTATCCCCTCAAACATTGCATCGAAAATTCATGCATGCCTTTGGCATGCCGCCAAACGAGTATATCCTCCGCATAAAGATCGAGAAGGCGAAGAAAATGCTTGCCCAAAGAAGTGTTTCGATTTTGTCATGCGCCTATCGGCTTGGCTTTTCCTCGGCACAATATTTCGCAACGGTTTTCAAGAGATACACCATGCAAAGCCCGAAAGCGTACCGGCGGAATGGATGA